A genomic region of Streptomyces sp. NBC_00247 contains the following coding sequences:
- a CDS encoding ABC transporter ATP-binding protein produces the protein MTTTPATSTPATTAPLLSAEALEVTFPGRRGAAPARAVDGVTLDILPGEIVALVGESGCGKTTLARSLLGLVAPTSGRITFEGRPLDPSARAMKAYRKRAQLVLQDPSGSLNPRHTVYDAVAEGLRIHGHRGDETAAVAGALSRAGLRPPERFFLRYPHELSGGQRQRVVIAGALVLEPELLVADEPVASLDASVRGEILALLLRLRDELGLSALIVTHDLGLAWNIADRVAVMYLGRIVETGPVEQILTAPRHPYTKALLSVLPEAPGEPVVLSGEAPDPSNVPGGCRFHVRCQVFASGEAERAGVADACRTRDLPVLDGSGAGQVACHWAHSTAGEEPAQAPAPA, from the coding sequence ATGACGACCACCCCGGCGACGTCCACCCCCGCGACGACCGCACCCCTGCTGAGCGCCGAGGCGCTGGAGGTCACCTTCCCAGGCCGCCGCGGGGCCGCGCCCGCACGGGCCGTGGACGGGGTGACGCTCGACATCCTGCCGGGCGAGATCGTGGCCCTCGTCGGCGAGTCCGGGTGCGGCAAGACGACACTCGCCCGGTCGCTGCTGGGCCTGGTCGCGCCGACCTCCGGCCGGATCACCTTCGAGGGGCGGCCGCTGGACCCCTCCGCGCGGGCCATGAAGGCGTACCGCAAGCGCGCCCAGCTGGTGCTCCAGGACCCCAGCGGCTCCCTCAACCCCCGCCACACGGTGTACGACGCGGTGGCGGAAGGGCTGCGCATCCACGGCCACCGGGGCGACGAGACCGCTGCGGTGGCCGGGGCGCTCTCCCGGGCCGGACTGCGGCCCCCGGAACGGTTCTTCCTGCGCTACCCGCACGAGCTGTCGGGCGGTCAGCGCCAGCGCGTCGTGATCGCGGGGGCGTTGGTACTGGAACCCGAACTCCTGGTCGCCGACGAGCCCGTGGCGTCACTGGACGCCTCGGTGCGCGGGGAGATCCTCGCGCTGCTGCTGCGGCTGCGGGACGAACTCGGCCTCTCCGCACTGATCGTGACCCACGATCTGGGGCTCGCGTGGAACATCGCGGACCGGGTGGCGGTGATGTACCTGGGGCGGATCGTGGAGACCGGGCCGGTCGAGCAGATCCTGACGGCCCCCCGGCATCCCTACACCAAGGCGCTGCTGTCGGTGCTGCCGGAGGCACCTGGCGAGCCGGTGGTGCTGTCCGGCGAGGCGCCGGACCCCTCGAACGTACCGGGGGGATGCCGGTTCCACGTCCGCTGCCAGGTGTTCGCCTCGGGCGAGGCCGAACGGGCCGGAGTGGCGGACGCCTGCCGCACCAGGGATCTGCCCGTTCTCGACGGCTCGGGCGCCGGGCAGGTCGCCTGCCACTGGGCGCACTCGACCGCCGGGGAGGAACCGGCTCAGGCTCCGGCTCCGGCGTAG
- a CDS encoding ABC transporter ATP-binding protein — protein sequence MVPRPARTRHRGRRARLHPVRPDHRVRAQPQAGGGALSIPEERTGMTATETGGPLLEVRDLRVTYGSGPLAVPAVRGVDLRVEAGQKLGIAGESGCGKSTLALALLRLLPASATLSGEILLDGEDVLTMKWGRLRAVRWAGASIVFQGAMHSLNAVHRVGDQIAEPILLHHRATPAAARTRAGELLEQVGLPAARAAAYPHELSGGQRQRVMIAMALACDPRLIVADEPTTALDVMIQAQILRLIEQLVADQDLGLVMISHDLAVLSDTCDRLAVMYAGRIVEEGPAQEVYRHARHPYGAALSAAFPRIGDPASRHAPRGLPGDPPDPAALPSGCTFHPRCSAALDTCAEEDQWLRDAGPGRRAACVLVGPATATAVTHTEEVPVAKAPVVEASATDTGTTTGAGEPGAEEARSTP from the coding sequence GTGGTACCTCGCCCCGCCCGGACTCGCCATCGCGGTCGTCGCGCTCGCCTTCACCCTGTGCGGCCGGACCATCGAGTCCGTGCTCAACCCCAAGCTGGGGGTGGAGCGTTGAGCATCCCCGAGGAACGGACCGGCATGACAGCCACCGAGACCGGCGGGCCCCTGCTGGAGGTGCGCGACCTCCGTGTCACCTACGGCTCCGGGCCGCTGGCCGTCCCCGCCGTGCGCGGCGTGGACCTGCGGGTCGAGGCCGGGCAGAAGCTCGGCATCGCCGGGGAGTCCGGCTGCGGGAAGTCGACGCTGGCGCTCGCGCTGCTGCGCCTGCTGCCCGCATCGGCCACCCTGAGCGGCGAGATCCTCCTGGACGGTGAGGACGTCCTGACGATGAAGTGGGGCCGGCTGCGGGCCGTCCGCTGGGCGGGGGCGTCCATCGTCTTCCAGGGGGCGATGCACTCCCTCAACGCGGTGCACCGGGTCGGCGACCAGATCGCCGAACCGATCCTGCTGCACCACCGGGCGACCCCGGCCGCCGCCCGCACCCGCGCCGGTGAGCTGCTGGAGCAGGTGGGGCTGCCGGCGGCCCGGGCCGCCGCCTACCCGCACGAGCTCTCCGGCGGCCAGCGACAGCGGGTCATGATCGCCATGGCGCTCGCCTGCGACCCCCGGCTGATCGTCGCGGACGAGCCGACCACCGCGCTCGACGTGATGATCCAGGCCCAGATCCTCCGGCTGATCGAGCAGCTCGTCGCCGACCAGGATCTCGGGCTCGTCATGATCAGTCACGACTTGGCGGTGCTCTCCGACACCTGCGACCGGCTCGCCGTGATGTACGCGGGCCGGATCGTGGAGGAGGGCCCCGCCCAGGAGGTGTACCGGCACGCCCGCCACCCGTACGGGGCGGCGCTCTCCGCAGCCTTCCCGCGCATCGGCGACCCCGCCTCCCGGCACGCCCCGCGCGGGCTGCCCGGCGATCCGCCGGACCCGGCCGCACTGCCCTCCGGCTGCACCTTCCACCCCCGGTGCTCGGCGGCGCTGGACACCTGCGCCGAGGAGGACCAGTGGCTGCGGGACGCCGGACCGGGCCGCCGCGCGGCCTGCGTCCTGGTGGGACCGGCGACGGCGACGGCCGTCACGCACACCGAGGAGGTACCGGTCGCGAAGGCGCCGGTCGTCGAAGCGTCCGCCACGGACACCGGTACGACCACGGGCGCGGGCGAACCAGGAGCAGAGGAAGCGAGGAGCACCCCATGA
- a CDS encoding bifunctional riboflavin kinase/FAD synthetase — translation MQCWRGLEDIPEDWGRSVVTIGSYDGVHRGHQLIIGRAVERARELGVPSVVVTFDPHPSEVVRPGSHPPLLAPHLRRAELMAELGVDALLILPFTPEFSKLAPDDFIVKVLVDRLHARTVIEGPNFRFGHKAAGNVELLAELGATYDYTVEVIDLFVSGEAGGGLPFSSTLTRRLIAEGDVLGAAEILGRPHRVEGIVVRGAQRGRDLGFPTANVETVPHSAIPADGVYAGWLNVAGECMPAAISVGTNPQFDGVERTVEAYAIGRIGLDLYGMHAAVDFLAYVRGMLKFDSVDDLLVAMAADVERCTELIAAY, via the coding sequence GTGCAGTGCTGGCGCGGCTTGGAGGACATCCCCGAGGACTGGGGACGCAGCGTCGTCACCATCGGGTCCTACGACGGGGTGCACCGAGGACACCAGCTGATCATCGGCCGGGCCGTGGAACGCGCCCGCGAGCTGGGTGTGCCGTCCGTCGTGGTGACCTTCGACCCGCACCCCAGTGAGGTCGTCCGCCCGGGGAGCCACCCGCCGTTGCTCGCGCCGCACCTGCGCCGCGCGGAGCTGATGGCGGAGCTGGGTGTCGACGCGCTGCTCATTCTGCCGTTCACTCCGGAGTTCTCGAAGCTGGCGCCGGACGACTTCATCGTGAAGGTGCTGGTCGACCGGCTGCACGCGCGGACCGTCATCGAGGGCCCGAACTTCCGGTTCGGTCACAAGGCGGCGGGCAACGTCGAACTCCTCGCCGAACTCGGCGCCACCTACGACTACACGGTCGAGGTCATCGACCTGTTCGTCAGCGGAGAGGCGGGCGGCGGACTGCCCTTCTCCTCGACGCTGACCCGCCGGCTGATCGCCGAGGGCGACGTCCTGGGAGCCGCCGAGATCCTGGGCCGGCCGCACCGGGTCGAGGGCATCGTGGTGCGCGGCGCGCAGCGCGGTCGCGACCTGGGCTTCCCCACCGCCAACGTCGAGACGGTCCCGCACAGCGCGATCCCCGCCGACGGCGTCTACGCGGGCTGGCTGAACGTGGCCGGCGAGTGCATGCCGGCCGCGATCTCGGTCGGCACCAACCCGCAGTTCGACGGTGTCGAGCGGACCGTGGAGGCGTACGCCATCGGCCGGATCGGCCTGGACCTGTACGGCATGCACGCGGCGGTGGACTTCCTCGCCTATGTGCGCGGGATGCTGAAGTTCGACTCCGTCGACGACCTGTTGGTGGCGATGGCCGCCGACGTCGAACGGTGCACCGAGCTGATCGCCGCGTACTAG
- a CDS encoding ABC transporter permease has protein sequence MTTSTDALGPGSGPRSLAWTRRRRAAARFWAQYRTHRAGMVGLAVLVVIAVLALAAPLLAGAESKSVTEAPGGPMESPSAAFPLGTDQFGRNLLALLLWGARVSLTVGLLAAFLSVAIGTLVGVTAGHFKGWYGAVAMRVTDWFLVMPTLVLAIALATVLSRSLWTTVLAIGVTTWPTTARLVRAQTLSVESRPYIERSRALGGGHGHVMSRHVLPNVMPMVLAQATLAISTAILTEATLAFLGLGDPTIVSWGGLLQDAREAGAVSSGDWWYLAPPGLAIAVVALAFTLCGRTIESVLNPKLGVER, from the coding sequence ATGACGACCTCGACGGACGCGCTGGGCCCGGGCAGCGGCCCGCGCTCGCTCGCGTGGACCCGCAGGCGGCGGGCCGCGGCCCGCTTCTGGGCGCAGTACCGGACGCACCGGGCCGGGATGGTGGGCCTCGCCGTCCTGGTGGTCATCGCCGTCCTGGCGCTGGCCGCGCCGCTGCTGGCGGGGGCCGAATCGAAGAGCGTCACCGAAGCCCCCGGCGGACCGATGGAGTCACCGAGCGCCGCGTTCCCGCTCGGTACCGACCAGTTCGGGCGGAACCTGCTGGCACTGCTGCTCTGGGGTGCCCGGGTCTCGCTGACGGTGGGGCTGCTGGCGGCCTTCCTCTCGGTGGCCATCGGCACCCTGGTGGGCGTCACCGCCGGTCACTTCAAGGGCTGGTACGGGGCGGTCGCCATGCGGGTCACCGACTGGTTCCTGGTGATGCCGACCCTGGTGCTCGCCATCGCCCTGGCCACCGTGCTCTCCCGCTCGCTGTGGACGACGGTGCTGGCGATCGGCGTGACCACCTGGCCGACCACCGCCCGGCTGGTCCGCGCCCAGACCCTGTCGGTGGAGTCCCGTCCGTACATCGAGCGCTCCCGGGCACTGGGCGGCGGACACGGCCACGTCATGAGCCGTCATGTGCTCCCCAACGTGATGCCGATGGTCCTCGCCCAGGCCACGCTGGCGATCTCGACCGCGATCCTCACCGAGGCGACCCTCGCCTTCCTGGGGCTCGGCGACCCGACGATCGTCTCCTGGGGCGGTCTGCTCCAGGACGCCCGGGAGGCCGGTGCCGTCAGCTCGGGCGACTGGTGGTACCTCGCCCCGCCCGGACTCGCCATCGCGGTCGTCGCGCTCGCCTTCACCCTGTGCGGCCGGACCATCGAGTCCGTGCTCAACCCCAAGCTGGGGGTGGAGCGTTGA